TTCGTTTCGGCCACGTCCTCCTCCGTCTCTTCAACGATGGCTGGTATTTCCATTTGCTTGGGTTCTCTGTGTTTGTCTCTGATGGTCGATTTGAGCTTCTTGACCTTCTTTTCGAGCGCATCGCACATGGCATCTATCGCCGCATAAAAATCTGGATCCTTCTCCTGTACGACGATCACGTTCCCTCTGAGGTTGATGTTCGCCTTCACCACGTAGTTCACGGCGTCTTTCTCGGCCTTGATCTCCGCCGAAACGAGTTCCTCGTCCTTGATCACCCTGTCGACCTTTTCCAGCCTCTTGTCAAGGTACTGCTGCATCGCCGCCGTTGTCTCGAAACCCCGTGTAGTGAACCTGTAGTTCATGCGATCACCTCCCGAGCAGTTTCTCCCTGGCTTCGACATAACATTCGAGCGCTTCGAAGTTTTCCTGCATCGCCACGAAACTGTGGCCGTAGAGTGTAACGAGAGAGTAGATCAGATACACAGGATCGTAAGTTCTCGAAAAACACTTTGGAACTTCCAGATGTTTTTCGGAAAATAACTTCTGTTCCTTTTCCTCGAGTGAAACCAGCATCGAGAACATTTGCTGTTCGAACAGACACAGACCAGCAAGTAAGACCAGAAATCCAAATGGAACCACGAGCGTTAAGAACAATCCAGCAACAGAAATGGCGAGTTCGAGCACCGTCCAGAGCTCTTCGCCACCGAGGATCAATGAAGCGTAATTCGGAAACCTCTCGAACAGTTGCTTCTGAAGTTCGCGTATCAGGCCACGCCACTTGAGAAAGCTCAAGAGCAATCCAAGACCACTCAGAAACACCAAACCCTGAGTTACTCCGAAGAACCTGTTGACCGAAACGGACCACGTCGCGACAACCAGTACGGAAGCTATGAGTGCAAGGAAATTTGCAACAACGAAGAACAAGGCACAATAGGTCATGAGATGCTCATGTGGCTTCGACCTGAAATCAAGAAGTTCTTTCAACTGCTTCACGTCTCATCCCCCCAAGAACTGAAACAGTATGGAAATAGCGAGCAAGACCAGACACAGGATTATCAGCCAGAGTGAATTCTTCTTCAACTCAGCTGACACCTTTCCAAAGGAACGTAGCGCAAATATGAGCAAAATCACCAGGATGCACGAAAGAACAACGATCAGCATCATTGCTGGCACTTCATGGAACCCTTCGTGGCGAGTATGATTTCCGCATCATCGGTGTCAAAAATACCCGCCATGAGATTTATCGCGATCCCCTCCACGGTGAGTTTGAGATTCTTCCCGGTGACGACTGTCGGAGGGCTTATGATGATCCTGCAACCAACTTTTTCGAGATTCATGGCGAGCGCACCAGCGATCATGTTCCCCAGTTCGCCGATCGCACTCATGGCCAGTTCGTCGAGGTTATCGTACTGCAGGTTCATCATCTTCGAAACGATCTTCAAAGCCGTATCCGGG
Above is a window of Thermotoga sp. Ku-13t DNA encoding:
- the raiA gene encoding ribosome-associated translation inhibitor RaiA, with protein sequence MNYRFTTRGFETTAAMQQYLDKRLEKVDRVIKDEELVSAEIKAEKDAVNYVVKANINLRGNVIVVQEKDPDFYAAIDAMCDALEKKVKKLKSTIRDKHREPKQMEIPAIVEETEEDVAETKRLPLNVMPLEEAILQFKTMDRQFFLFRNSETGEINLLLLRKDGKIGLYEFFE
- a CDS encoding chemotaxis protein CheX; the protein is MDARIVNALIAAVVNTLKALLNITPSVGKPGVLKEIRPKYDMVTVIGFSGGVEGNMIYSFSPDTALKIVSKMMNLQYDNLDELAMSAIGELGNMIAGALAMNLEKVGCRIIISPPTVVTGKNLKLTVEGIAINLMAGIFDTDDAEIILATKGSMKCQQ